The Thalassoroseus pseudoceratinae genome has a segment encoding these proteins:
- a CDS encoding RecQ family ATP-dependent DNA helicase produces the protein MTNLRATLHQEFGYDRFRPGQLAACKSAVAGQDTIVLMPTGSGKSLCYQLPGHELPGVTVIVNPLISLAEDQARHLRDLELSAVVLNSSRTKKQIREAEEQLRNGEVEFLFTTPERLQNTGLCETIAKIGVDIFVIDEAHCVCQWGHDFRPDYLSLGHVRKRLGNPPVLAMTATATPRMIEEIKTILKLSDPKIVSTGVFRENIELRVERRTGDSIKKDRLRELLTDQHGLHCGKPAIVYSATTKGVDEIADFLQGMGLNTFRYHGRMRKKDRFENQHDFLNHESGVMVATNAFGLGIDMPNIRQVIHYHLPGSIESYYQEVGRAGRDGEPALCTLLYDPDDLSIQKLFASGGSDSCQLASGHHTLVLGLKNTNSFPDGSVRIKDLVDISPYGRTALKRCFHQLAAHGVVAPAGRGKWRCVLPEVRHTLFDHIARAGEERIERAKWSVKDMQEFAESNDCRWSRILRTFNSTEDTVSTESCCDRCNPIEAGLDNRPVALSS, from the coding sequence ATGACCAACCTTCGCGCGACACTCCACCAAGAGTTTGGGTACGACCGTTTTCGTCCGGGTCAACTCGCTGCGTGCAAATCTGCAGTAGCCGGTCAGGATACGATTGTCCTCATGCCGACCGGCTCCGGAAAAAGTCTCTGCTATCAACTGCCGGGACACGAGTTGCCGGGAGTCACGGTGATCGTGAATCCACTCATCTCGCTCGCGGAAGACCAGGCGCGACATCTCCGAGACCTCGAACTCTCAGCGGTGGTCTTGAACAGCTCGCGGACCAAAAAGCAGATTCGTGAAGCTGAAGAGCAGCTACGGAATGGTGAAGTCGAATTTTTGTTCACAACTCCCGAACGACTCCAGAACACCGGACTTTGTGAGACGATCGCAAAAATCGGTGTTGATATCTTTGTCATCGATGAAGCCCACTGCGTTTGCCAGTGGGGCCACGACTTTCGCCCCGACTACTTAAGCTTGGGACACGTTCGGAAGCGACTTGGCAATCCTCCGGTGCTCGCCATGACCGCAACGGCCACTCCTCGCATGATTGAGGAAATCAAGACGATCTTGAAGCTCAGCGATCCCAAGATTGTTTCGACCGGAGTGTTTCGCGAGAACATCGAGTTGCGAGTGGAACGCCGAACTGGTGACTCAATCAAGAAAGACCGACTTCGAGAGTTACTGACAGATCAGCACGGTCTTCATTGCGGCAAACCGGCCATCGTTTATTCGGCAACGACGAAGGGTGTCGATGAAATTGCAGACTTCCTTCAAGGCATGGGCCTAAATACGTTTCGGTATCACGGACGAATGCGAAAAAAGGATCGGTTTGAGAACCAACACGATTTCCTCAACCATGAATCCGGCGTTATGGTCGCGACAAACGCATTCGGTCTAGGCATCGACATGCCGAACATTCGCCAAGTGATTCACTATCACCTTCCCGGTTCCATTGAGTCTTATTACCAAGAAGTGGGACGTGCAGGTCGCGATGGTGAGCCAGCACTCTGCACATTGCTATACGACCCCGACGATTTGAGCATCCAGAAGTTATTCGCCAGCGGGGGCTCGGACTCTTGTCAACTCGCGAGCGGACATCACACACTTGTCTTGGGTTTAAAGAACACGAATAGCTTCCCCGATGGCAGTGTGCGAATCAAAGATCTCGTCGATATTAGTCCGTATGGGCGAACAGCTTTGAAACGCTGTTTTCATCAACTCGCGGCCCACGGTGTGGTTGCACCGGCAGGGCGAGGGAAGTGGCGGTGTGTGCTTCCGGAAGTTCGGCACACTCTGTTCGATCACATTGCAAGAGCTGGGGAAGAAAGGATCGAACGGGCAAAATGGAGTGTCAAAGACATGCAAGAGTTTGCGGAATCGAACGATTGTCGTTGGTCGAGAATTCTACGAACGTTCAATTCCACAGAAGATACGGTTTCCACTGAATCGTGTTGTGACCGCTGTAATCCTATCGAAGCCGGACTAGACAATCGGCCAGTTGCACTGTCATCCTAA
- the surE gene encoding 5'/3'-nucleotidase SurE has protein sequence MKILLVNDDGIHAPGLHALHDALCELGEVTVVAPALEQSGVGLSITYLHPLMVHKEQRDGEHFGWAVHGSPADCVKLGMLEFCENPPDLVVSGINSGSNVGINVLYSGTVAGAIEGAFFGVTSVAVSLSMETLPDYPRAAKIAGNLIRDLLATDPPTGSLWNLNLPKTTPEGPKGVKVVRMGVKRIDDTIEKRLDPRGRPYYWSGLDPARNHAQIPETDNYEVSKGFVTLTPLHFDLSETTLMEQAAKISWSIDSET, from the coding sequence ATGAAAATCTTACTTGTGAATGATGATGGAATCCATGCTCCGGGTCTACACGCTTTGCACGATGCATTGTGCGAACTGGGCGAAGTCACGGTCGTCGCGCCCGCGTTGGAACAGAGTGGAGTTGGCTTGTCGATTACGTATCTTCATCCATTGATGGTTCACAAGGAGCAACGTGACGGCGAGCATTTTGGCTGGGCGGTCCACGGGAGCCCAGCGGATTGTGTGAAGCTCGGCATGCTGGAGTTCTGCGAAAACCCACCGGATTTGGTCGTTAGTGGAATCAATTCCGGATCGAACGTGGGAATCAATGTTCTGTATTCCGGAACCGTCGCGGGAGCAATTGAAGGCGCGTTTTTCGGTGTGACGTCGGTGGCGGTTTCGCTCTCGATGGAGACGCTCCCTGACTATCCCAGGGCGGCCAAGATTGCTGGGAATTTGATCCGCGACCTACTTGCGACTGACCCGCCGACCGGATCGCTATGGAACTTAAATCTGCCGAAGACGACACCCGAGGGGCCGAAGGGCGTGAAAGTCGTTCGGATGGGGGTCAAACGCATTGACGACACCATTGAAAAGCGTCTTGATCCACGTGGCCGTCCCTACTACTGGAGTGGCTTAGACCCGGCTCGCAATCATGCTCAGATCCCAGAAACCGATAATTACGAAGTCTCGAAGGGTTTCGTAACTCTGACGCCGTTGCACTTTGATCTCAGTGAGACCACACTGATGGAACAAGCGGCGAAGATTTCGTGGTCGATTGATTCGGAAACTTAA
- a CDS encoding HlyD family secretion protein encodes MLDERTQSTMVMTETTYCDQALPALRLARSSRLARRIARLLIALMFITIILLLFAPWQQSVSGSGNVIAYAPLDRQQILEAPAKGRVTRWGEGIYENAFVEEGQVILEIQDLDPDYLTTLVQQRDLSQSQVDALEQQLEAEQSNLRTNRAIIPIQEGMVEAYRSARDADLAATDALISAAEQKVVAAREKVRKAEAEKSQLEIDYGRQKRLSEKGLTSKLKFQEVEAKYLGAVATLGVAESQLEASQKEVEGKKKERESKSQKWDAEIAAADSKLQDVNAKVAQSQSKIAKSQSELSKAKQELAKAQISVNRQQNQIVTAPRSGYIQDLVATEGKILKEGDKLCTLVPRGGERAVQIWVDGNDAPLVEAGRHVRLQFEGWPAVQFTGWPSVAVGTFGGTVASVDNTDDNKGRFRVIVLADSEDQEWPDDRYLRQGVRANGWILLDRVALGYEVWRQLNGFPQSVKSGSEDKPKKIPVKVGK; translated from the coding sequence ATGCTCGATGAACGAACACAATCGACGATGGTGATGACCGAAACCACCTATTGCGATCAGGCACTGCCTGCGTTGCGGTTGGCGCGGTCGTCGCGGTTGGCCCGTCGGATCGCGCGGTTGCTGATCGCACTTATGTTCATCACGATTATCCTGCTCCTGTTCGCGCCCTGGCAGCAATCTGTCAGCGGGAGCGGCAACGTGATTGCATACGCACCGCTCGATCGGCAGCAAATCCTCGAAGCACCCGCGAAAGGGCGAGTCACGCGTTGGGGCGAGGGCATCTACGAAAACGCTTTCGTTGAGGAAGGCCAGGTCATCTTGGAGATCCAGGACCTTGACCCCGACTATCTCACGACGCTTGTCCAACAACGTGACCTTTCCCAAAGTCAGGTTGATGCGTTGGAACAGCAGTTAGAGGCGGAACAGTCGAATCTCCGTACGAACCGAGCAATCATCCCGATTCAAGAAGGCATGGTCGAGGCATATCGATCCGCGCGTGATGCTGACTTAGCCGCCACAGACGCCTTGATATCGGCGGCGGAACAAAAGGTGGTTGCGGCTCGCGAAAAAGTCCGCAAAGCCGAAGCGGAGAAAAGCCAACTTGAGATCGACTACGGTCGACAGAAACGTCTCTCCGAAAAAGGTTTGACGTCAAAACTGAAGTTTCAGGAAGTCGAAGCCAAGTATCTCGGGGCCGTCGCAACATTGGGCGTGGCAGAGTCACAGTTAGAGGCCAGTCAGAAGGAAGTCGAAGGCAAAAAGAAAGAGCGGGAATCGAAGTCTCAAAAATGGGATGCAGAAATCGCCGCTGCCGATTCAAAGCTTCAAGACGTGAACGCAAAGGTCGCTCAATCGCAGAGCAAGATTGCAAAAAGCCAAAGCGAACTTAGCAAGGCGAAGCAGGAGTTAGCGAAGGCGCAAATCTCAGTGAATCGACAACAGAATCAAATTGTCACCGCGCCACGGTCGGGGTACATCCAAGACTTGGTGGCGACGGAAGGAAAGATCCTCAAGGAAGGCGATAAACTCTGTACACTCGTCCCAAGAGGCGGTGAGCGGGCGGTGCAAATTTGGGTCGATGGCAATGATGCCCCGCTAGTGGAAGCGGGTCGGCATGTGCGACTGCAATTCGAAGGCTGGCCGGCTGTTCAATTTACGGGGTGGCCCTCGGTTGCTGTTGGGACCTTTGGCGGAACAGTCGCGTCTGTCGACAATACCGACGACAACAAAGGCCGATTTCGAGTCATCGTGTTGGCGGACTCAGAAGATCAGGAGTGGCCAGATGATCGTTACCTTCGCCAAGGTGTTCGAGCGAACGGGTGGATTCTGCTTGACCGTGTGGCTCTCGGCTATGAGGTCTGGCGTCAGTTGAACGGCTTCCCCCAAAGCGTGAAAAGCGGTAGTGAGGACAAGCCCAAGAAGATTCCCGTCAAGGTCGGCAAATAG
- a CDS encoding glycosyltransferase family 2 protein translates to MISILTALPVYNEADHVADVLAEVRRYADRMVVIDDGSSDATPEILRQLQVEWGEDVLAVVRHEENSGYGAALNTAFQYALDHRFDVLVTIDCDGQHEPKLIPEIARQVFDPNLDQPNDIVSGSRYLTSFEGDSTPPEERRYINLQITRELNRRLGLNLTDAFCGFKAYRVDTLNCLDVTDYGYAMPLQVWVQAVAAGMRIVEFPVPLIYLDEERSFGGSLDDAQRRMAYYQSVLSRELAAPQPCGAVPDAP, encoded by the coding sequence ATGATTTCCATTCTCACTGCCCTGCCTGTCTACAACGAAGCTGATCATGTCGCTGACGTGCTCGCGGAGGTGCGTCGGTATGCCGACCGGATGGTGGTCATTGATGATGGATCGTCCGACGCCACGCCAGAAATTCTTCGGCAATTGCAAGTGGAGTGGGGTGAGGATGTGCTGGCGGTTGTCCGGCATGAAGAGAACAGTGGCTACGGAGCCGCGTTGAATACGGCATTTCAATATGCCCTGGATCATCGATTCGATGTGCTCGTCACGATTGATTGTGACGGTCAGCACGAGCCCAAGTTGATTCCGGAAATCGCCCGGCAGGTGTTTGACCCCAATCTCGATCAACCGAACGATATCGTTTCCGGTAGCCGTTACTTGACATCATTTGAAGGCGATAGCACTCCGCCGGAAGAACGTCGTTACATCAACCTACAAATCACCCGAGAACTCAACCGACGTCTGGGTTTGAATCTGACGGACGCGTTTTGCGGTTTCAAAGCGTATCGTGTGGATACTCTGAATTGTTTGGATGTCACGGACTACGGCTACGCGATGCCGTTGCAGGTTTGGGTTCAAGCGGTTGCGGCGGGAATGCGGATTGTCGAGTTTCCTGTTCCGTTGATTTATCTCGATGAAGAACGATCTTTTGGCGGATCGTTGGACGACGCCCAGCGTCGGATGGCATACTATCAAAGTGTGCTCAGTCGGGAGTTGGCCGCTCCGCAACCATGTGGTGCGGTTCCAGATGCTCCATAA
- a CDS encoding nucleotidyltransferase family protein, whose protein sequence is MPSGRVFVIIPAAGHSRRMGQPKLLLPIGQQTVIERLLNALDSSRVTERLVVMRKDDVYLADAVRAANATVIQPDHAPPDMRSSVEVALTEIACRFSPNTNDAWMLTPADYPLISRDTVESLLATWMSSNAKILIPTHEGRRGHPVIFRWTLADHVAAIPADQGLNTLVREFASEVEEVAVNDPAIRLDMDTPTDYERLRQLAFKDPA, encoded by the coding sequence ATGCCGAGCGGCCGCGTGTTTGTCATCATTCCCGCAGCGGGACACAGCCGTCGAATGGGACAACCCAAACTGCTGTTGCCGATCGGTCAGCAGACGGTGATCGAGCGTTTGTTGAACGCATTGGATTCGTCGCGAGTCACGGAGCGTCTTGTTGTCATGCGAAAAGACGACGTGTATTTGGCAGACGCTGTGAGGGCCGCCAATGCAACGGTCATTCAACCCGATCACGCCCCGCCAGACATGCGGTCGAGTGTCGAAGTTGCCCTCACGGAAATCGCGTGCCGGTTCTCTCCGAACACAAACGATGCGTGGATGCTGACCCCAGCCGACTATCCACTGATCAGTCGCGACACTGTTGAATCATTGCTCGCCACTTGGATGAGTTCCAACGCAAAGATCTTGATTCCCACGCATGAAGGTCGACGAGGTCACCCCGTAATTTTCCGTTGGACACTTGCAGATCACGTGGCAGCAATTCCTGCGGATCAAGGTTTGAACACCTTGGTTCGCGAGTTCGCCTCCGAGGTGGAAGAAGTCGCCGTCAATGATCCGGCGATTCGACTCGATATGGATACCCCCACCGACTACGAACGGCTCCGGCAACTCGCCTTCAAAGATCCGGCGTAG
- a CDS encoding prenyltransferase/squalene oxidase repeat-containing protein, which translates to MQIRRTVGLLAVVVLSSTFVAPASAEKLDPKIETAVNKGLEWLASRQRRQGYWEANSNQYRVAMTALAGNAFLCEGSTTTRGKYYKNIRSAVDYLVSVARPNGLIGYENDYHYTYGHGYSMLFLSQVYGEEEDAERREKLRKVLTKAVEFCANAQTTAGGWGYVSAKDGNGFDEGSTCITQVQGLRACRDAGIPVSREIIDKGKEYVWECTIKKGPQAGGVQYSIRGGGARPPITAAGVAAMFNFGDYESERAALMLDFCKKNVWPGQGNMYSGHWHYMHFYYAQVMYRFKDEWPKYFKEISQELIRKQSHDGAWKEGHVGPVYVTAINLTILQLQRGYLPIYQR; encoded by the coding sequence ATGCAAATTCGTCGAACCGTTGGACTGCTGGCCGTCGTAGTTTTGTCTTCGACATTCGTCGCTCCAGCTTCTGCCGAAAAGTTAGATCCGAAAATCGAAACGGCAGTGAACAAAGGTTTGGAGTGGCTCGCCAGTCGTCAACGTCGGCAGGGCTATTGGGAAGCCAATAGCAACCAGTACCGCGTTGCGATGACGGCGCTCGCCGGAAATGCGTTTCTGTGCGAAGGATCAACCACGACCCGCGGAAAGTATTATAAGAATATTCGCTCGGCGGTGGATTACCTCGTCTCTGTCGCTCGCCCGAACGGATTGATCGGTTACGAGAACGATTACCACTACACCTACGGTCATGGTTACTCGATGCTGTTTCTCTCGCAGGTCTATGGTGAGGAGGAAGACGCCGAGCGTCGTGAGAAACTGCGGAAGGTGCTGACGAAAGCTGTCGAGTTCTGTGCGAATGCCCAAACAACTGCCGGCGGTTGGGGGTACGTCTCCGCGAAAGATGGAAATGGTTTCGACGAAGGTTCGACGTGTATCACCCAAGTCCAAGGACTGCGTGCCTGCCGAGACGCGGGGATTCCCGTCTCGCGAGAAATTATCGATAAGGGTAAGGAGTACGTTTGGGAGTGCACGATCAAAAAAGGTCCGCAAGCGGGTGGCGTCCAATATAGTATTCGCGGTGGTGGGGCTCGTCCGCCGATTACCGCCGCTGGTGTCGCTGCCATGTTCAACTTCGGCGATTACGAATCCGAACGAGCGGCGTTGATGCTGGACTTCTGCAAGAAAAATGTCTGGCCGGGGCAAGGCAACATGTATAGTGGCCATTGGCATTACATGCACTTCTACTACGCCCAGGTGATGTACCGTTTCAAAGACGAATGGCCAAAGTACTTCAAAGAGATCAGCCAAGAACTCATCCGTAAACAATCGCACGATGGGGCCTGGAAAGAAGGCCACGTCGGACCGGTCTACGTGACGGCGATCAACCTCACCATCCTTCAATTGCAACGAGGATATTTGCCAATCTATCAACGCTGA
- a CDS encoding TolC family protein, with amino-acid sequence MVRKKVFAWACVLSLSWGGCTSVELSDRAVSNARLGHRGTVSELPQDAGSPQKPHASVELAAFEEPADESEPTVTAPLPELLGPEESPNDSADQTAGQPLSLDEVLNSIVRAYPLLEAARQEQWIAYGNVISASGSFDTKAKAGALEAPLGFYETYRHYVGFEQPLYNGMDVFAGYRIGRGFFKPWYKGRETDEGGEFKATINLPLMQDKIIDERRANLGVANIEQAAAQPMIQAELIDYLLAGSVAYWDWVAAGQGVRIARGLLDLANERKVAIQERVDEGDLAEITMTDNQRLIASRRSKLIAAQQKYQLAAVKLSLFLRTPQGEPILPSESALPKDFPAVESIDPSLGHELIQTAWAQRPELASLILKQQSLDVELNQARNMALPELDWYTSVSQDVGDPRKDKGKENKQPLELDTQLLLSVPLQRRKALGKQTSLEAKIAQVRAKEEFTRNKIATQVQMALVSLQADLALIEQSQTNLELAEELQTAEEDRFREGESTIILVNIREQATADARAGVVAARADYFRSRAELEAALGSLPDHVKN; translated from the coding sequence ATGGTACGCAAAAAAGTGTTCGCATGGGCATGCGTACTTTCGCTTTCTTGGGGCGGTTGTACGTCAGTAGAGCTGAGCGATCGTGCTGTCAGCAATGCTCGGCTGGGACACCGTGGTACGGTATCGGAACTGCCTCAAGACGCGGGTTCACCGCAAAAGCCACACGCATCGGTTGAACTTGCGGCGTTCGAAGAACCAGCGGACGAAAGCGAACCGACAGTCACTGCACCGTTACCGGAATTGTTGGGGCCGGAAGAATCTCCTAATGATTCCGCAGACCAAACAGCCGGTCAGCCGTTGTCGCTCGACGAGGTGTTGAACTCCATCGTGCGGGCGTATCCACTTCTTGAGGCTGCTCGACAAGAGCAATGGATCGCCTACGGTAACGTGATCTCGGCGAGTGGTTCATTCGATACGAAAGCCAAGGCCGGCGCGTTGGAAGCCCCGCTTGGATTTTATGAAACCTACCGCCATTACGTTGGGTTTGAACAACCGCTTTATAACGGGATGGATGTTTTCGCGGGCTACCGGATCGGCCGAGGCTTCTTCAAGCCTTGGTACAAAGGTCGTGAGACAGACGAAGGTGGTGAATTCAAAGCGACGATCAACTTGCCGCTAATGCAAGACAAAATCATCGACGAGCGTCGTGCAAATCTCGGCGTGGCAAACATCGAACAAGCGGCCGCGCAGCCGATGATCCAAGCCGAGCTGATCGACTATCTCCTTGCCGGATCCGTTGCCTATTGGGATTGGGTCGCGGCTGGACAAGGTGTGCGAATCGCGAGGGGGCTGTTGGATCTTGCCAACGAAAGAAAAGTGGCGATTCAGGAACGAGTCGATGAAGGTGACTTGGCAGAGATCACCATGACGGACAATCAACGGTTGATTGCATCACGTCGCTCAAAATTGATTGCTGCTCAACAGAAGTACCAATTGGCCGCTGTCAAACTCTCATTGTTCTTGCGAACTCCACAGGGGGAACCAATCCTACCTAGTGAATCTGCATTGCCAAAGGACTTCCCAGCTGTCGAGTCCATCGACCCTTCGTTGGGGCATGAATTAATTCAGACCGCATGGGCTCAACGTCCGGAATTAGCTTCGCTCATCCTGAAACAACAAAGTTTGGACGTCGAGTTGAACCAAGCGCGAAACATGGCGTTGCCGGAACTAGACTGGTACACCAGTGTCTCGCAAGACGTGGGTGATCCTCGGAAGGATAAGGGGAAAGAGAACAAGCAACCACTCGAACTCGATACACAACTTTTGTTGAGTGTTCCGCTCCAACGACGCAAAGCACTTGGTAAGCAAACTTCGCTCGAAGCGAAAATCGCACAAGTTCGGGCTAAAGAAGAGTTCACGCGAAACAAGATCGCCACGCAAGTACAAATGGCACTTGTGTCGCTCCAAGCAGATCTTGCGTTGATCGAGCAATCACAAACGAACCTAGAACTCGCGGAAGAACTCCAGACCGCGGAAGAAGATCGCTTCCGGGAAGGCGAGAGCACAATCATTCTCGTCAACATTCGCGAACAAGCCACAGCCGACGCCCGTGCGGGAGTCGTCGCTGCACGAGCCGACTATTTCCGGTCGCGAGCCGAGCTCGAAGCGGCACTTGGTTCTCTCCCAGACCACGTGAAGAACTAG